One segment of Thermodesulfovibrionales bacterium DNA contains the following:
- a CDS encoding MotA/TolQ/ExbB proton channel family protein yields MNLIVGAALITGVLAFLVTIFRDIGVTMLLNPDAIFIVIGGTLVALLIGFPFVRIRETVRDVIDTFTGGTDRETLIKETLEIARIYRKADIRGIERRMKATRDDFLRLGVNLIINHHRSDDIRNIMEREMAIKIVNHRCSQNMLKTAARLTPSFGLAGTVISLIKMFKHLQSVDTIAPLMAVALMSTFYGVVLSNLFMLPLSAKLKDRTTDSETLMYITIEGVVAMNNMEHPLRIEERMRGCSDAGGTTFQGAGTELSMTKSLSGA; encoded by the coding sequence ATGAATCTCATCGTAGGAGCAGCGTTGATAACCGGCGTGTTGGCCTTTCTTGTGACCATATTCAGGGACATCGGCGTAACCATGCTCCTGAACCCGGACGCCATCTTCATTGTTATCGGCGGGACCCTTGTTGCACTCCTCATCGGTTTTCCCTTTGTGAGGATCCGTGAGACCGTCCGTGACGTCATCGATACCTTTACCGGCGGAACCGACAGGGAGACCCTGATAAAAGAGACCCTCGAGATTGCACGGATCTACCGGAAGGCCGATATCCGCGGCATCGAGAGAAGGATGAAGGCAACAAGAGACGATTTCCTCCGTCTCGGCGTAAACCTCATCATAAACCACCACAGGAGTGACGATATAAGGAATATCATGGAGCGGGAGATGGCCATCAAGATTGTGAATCACCGCTGCAGTCAGAACATGCTGAAGACCGCTGCCCGTCTCACGCCGTCCTTTGGCCTTGCAGGTACGGTCATAAGTCTCATCAAGATGTTCAAGCATCTCCAGTCTGTTGATACCATCGCTCCTCTTATGGCTGTTGCCCTCATGTCCACCTTTTACGGCGTGGTACTATCGAACCTTTTCATGCTTCCCCTGTCCGCGAAACTGAAGGACAGGACCACAGACTCCGAGACACTCATGTACATCACGATCGAGGGAGTCGTGGCAATGAATAACATGGAACATCCCCTGAGGATCGAAGAGAGGATGAGAGGGTGCAGTGATGCGGGCGGAACCACGTTCCAGGGTGCGGGGACTGAGCTCTCCATGACCAAGAGCCTTAGCGGGGCCTAG